CTCGGGGATCCACGCCTTGGACTCGATCATCTGGACCTCGGCCGTGCCGACGGCGAAGTCGGCCATGACCACGATCGACACCAGGAAGGTGGCGACGGTGCCGACCGCAGCGCCGATCCGGAACAGGCCGGTGTTCTCGCGTGGCACGAAGGCCAGCAGCAGCGCCGCGACCGCGGGGATCGCGACCAGCAGGGTGAGGATGTTGCCGGACATCAGACGGAGCCTCCGATGAAGGCGAACGCGACGAGCGCGCCGAGGAAGATGGTGCCGGCGACGATGCCCAGCGCGTAGGAGCGGACGTAGCCGGTCTGGGTGCGACGGGCCTGGCCGGCGAAGGACCGGGTCACGCCGGCAGCGCCGTTGACGATGCCGTCGACGCCGCCCTTGTCCACCCGGGACAGGCCACGGGCCAGCGCGCCACCGACCTTGACGGTGAAGAACTCGTAGAACTCGTCGACGTAGAACTTGTTGCGGGCGATCGACACGAGGCCGCCGCCCACGCCGATGGTCTGGACCTTCTTGGCGTCGGTGCCGCGGAACATCCAGATGGAGATCGCGACGCCGATCGCGGCGACGGCCAGCGCGGCCGGCAGGTGCCAGGACACGGGGATGATCTCGCTGGTGTGGTGGAACGCCTCGACGGTGTTGCCGAGCCAGCCGTGCAGCCAGCCGTCCTCGGGCGAGGTGTTCAGCAGTCCACCGAAGGCCGCCGCGACGGCCAGCAGGAGCAGGGGCAGCGTCATGGACGGCGGCGACTCGTGCGGATGGAAGACCGCCTTGCCCGCGTCGTCGGTGACCCCCTCCCAGCGCTTGGGTCCGGTGAAGATCAGCAGGAACCAGCGGACCATGTAGAAGGCGGTCATGCCGGCGACCAGCAGGCCGAGCACCCAGAGCGCCTCGGTGCCAGCGGTCTCGGCCGCGGCGGCGAGGATCTCCTCCTTGGAGTAGAAGCCCGAGGAGAAGGGGAACCCGGCGATCGCGAGGACCGCGATCAGCGAGGTCGTGCCGGTGATCGGCATCTTGCGCCACAGTCCGCCCATCTGGCGGATGTCGGTGCGGTCGGCCATCGCGTGCATGACCGAACCGGCGGCGAGGAACAGCAGCGCCTTGAAGAAGCCGTGGGTCAGCAGGTGGAAGACGCCGGCGGTGTAGTCGCCGACCCCCACACCGATGAACATGTACCCCAGCTGGCTGACGGTGGAGTAGGCGAGGATCTTCTTCAGGTCGACCTGGGCGCAGGCGATGGCGGCCGCGACGAACGCGGTGGCGCCACCCACCCAGGCGACGATCAGGCCGATGTCGGGGATCGCGGCGTACAGCGGCGAGGTGCGGGCGATCAGGTAGACACCCGCGGTCACCATCGTGGCCGCGTGGATCAGGGCCGACACGGGGGTCGGACCGGCCATGGCGTCGGGCAGCCAGACGTACAGCGGGATCTGCGCGGACTTGCCGGTCGCGCCGACGAACAGCAGCAGCCCGATGGCGACCAGCGTCCCGGTCGCGGCGGTGCCGATCGCGGGGAGGACCTCGGCGAACTCCAGGGACCCGAAGGTCGCGAAGACGATGAACATCGCGACCATGAAGCCGACGTCACCGATGCGGTTGGTGACGAACGCCTTCTTGGCGGCGGCGGCGTACTCCTTCTTCTCGAACCAGAAGCCGATGAGGAGGTAGGAGGACAGCCCGACGAGCTCCCAGCCGACGAACAGGACGAGGAAGCTCGAGCCGAGGACCAGCACCAGCATCGAGGCGGCGAACAGGTTCAGGTAGGCGAAGAACCGTTCGTACCGCGAGTCGTGTGACATGTAGCCCAGCGAGTACACGTGGATCAGCAGGCCGACCCAGGTGACCAGCATCAGCATCACGGCCGACAGCGGGTCGACCAGCATCGACCAGTTCACCGTGAACCCGGCGATGTCCAGCCACGCCGCCACGTCCACGACGAACGTGCGGTCGCCTGACGGGTGACTCAGCAGCTCGAGCAGGACCAGGGTCGCCATGGTGGCGGAGAAGCCGATGGCAGTGATGGCCACGCCGGAGGTCAGGCGACCCAGGCGACGGCCGAACAGCAGCAGGAGCCCGGCGCTGATCGCCGGCACGACCGGGATCAGCCAGGCCAGGTCGATGACCGACCCGGCGGCTGCGGTGGAGATGTGCTCGAAGGGGTGCCCGCCGCCCTCGGTCGCGAGGACGGGGACGAGCAGCGGGGACAGCAGGGAGCCGGTCACGAGCGGAGCCGATCTGCGTCGTCGGCGTCGATGGACGCCCGGAGTCGGAACAGGTTCACGATCAGCGCGAGGCCGACGGTGACCTCGGCCGCAGCGACGACCATCACGAAGAAGGACAGGACCTGCCCGTCGAGGTTGCCGTTGATGCGGCTGAAGGCGACCAGGGTCAGGTTGACCGAGTTCAGCATCAGCTCGATGCACATGAACATGACGATCAGGTTCCGGCGCACGAGGACGCCGACGATCCCGATCGAGAACAAGGCAGCGGCCAGCAGCAGGTAGTAGCCGGCCGGGATGCCTGCAGCGGGGCTCATTGGCCTTCCTCCCCGTGGGTGTGGTCGTCGAGCTCGGCGGCCGGGGTTGTGGTCTCGCCAGCGGGGATGGACACGGGCTCGTGGGGGACGCCCGGTTCGGCCGCGGTGCCGGAGTCGACGAGGTCGGTCATGTTGTCGGTGCGTCGGCCGAGGACCATCGCGCCGATGGCGGCGATGACCAGCAGGACGCTCGTGACCTCGAAGGGCCAGACGTAGCGGCCGAAGATGAGCCGGCCGATCTGGGCGACGTTGCCGCCCTCGGCGGCGTTCTGGCCCTCGAGGCCCACACAGGGCCGGGCGGCCGCACCCTGGTCGGCGATCGACTCCTCGACCGCGCCGGAGATGTTGCAGGCGCTGTCGGTGCCCATGTACGGGCCCGCCACCGTGGCGGTCAGGCCCATGAACAGGCCGATGCCGAGCACGATCGCCGCGACCTTCTGGCCACGGATCCTGCCCGGTCCGGACTCGACGCTCTTGTCGACGCCGAGCAGCATCAGCACGAACAGGAACAGGATCATGATCGCGCCGGCGTAGACGATGACCTGGATGGTGGCCAGGAACTGCGCCTGCAGCACCGCGTAGAACACCGCGAAGGTGAAGAAGTTGATGACGAGCATCAGGGCGGCGTGGACCGGGTTCTTCAGCACCACGACGCTGATCGCGGCAGCCAGCGAGAGGGGGGCGATCAGCCAGAACACCCAGAACTCGGCAGCACCCGAGGTGGACTGGGTGGCCGTCTGCGCAAGCGTGACGACGGCCGGGGCCAACGCACTCATGCCACGACCTCGCCGTCGTCGTCGATGCCGTCCTCGTTGCCGGGCCGGGTCTGGGTGCCGGGAATCGGCTCGGTGGCGACCGCGCCCATGGTCTCGCCGTCGGCAGCCTTGGTCATGCGCTTGTCGTAGACGTAGGCGCTGCCCTTGCTGACCAGCGGCTGCTGGCCGGCGAAGTTGTTCTCGTAGTACTCCAGGCCACGGGCAGCGACCTCCGCGTCGGTGTGCGGGGTCTCCTGCGCGCCGTCGGGGAGGGGGGCCAGCAGCTGGTCCTTGGTGAAGATCAGGTCGTCGCGGTTGTCCCCGGCGATCTCGTACTCGTTGGACATCGTCAGCGCCCGGGTGGGGCAGGCCTCGATGCACAGGCCGCAGAAGATGCAGCGCAGGTAGTTGATCTGGTAATCCACGCCGTACCGCTCACCGGGCGAGAAGCGGGCGTCGGGGCTGTTGTCGGCGCCCATCACGAAGATGGCGTCGGCGGGGCAGGCCCATGCGCACAGCTCGCAGCCGACGCACTTCTCCAGCCCGTCGGGGTGCCGGTTCAGGACGTGACGCCCGTGGAAACGCGGCTGGGTGGGCCGCTTGACCTCGGGGTACTGGGTGGTGACTGGCGGCCTGAACATCGTCTTGAAGGTCAGACCGAAGCCCTTGAGCATCGCGTTGAACATCGCGTCAGGCTCCCACGGGTTCGGGGGCGGAGGACTCGTCGTCGCTGCTGGCCGGATCGGCCGGGGTGGTCGCGACGGGGTCGGGGTCGGGTGTGGCCGTGGCACCACCGCTGGGGCCGGCGGGTGGGGTCGGGCGACGGGTGCCGCCGCCCCCGCCACCGGAGCCTTCGTCGGACACCGTGGCCTCGTCCTCGCGTGCACCGGCGAAGACCGGGGCGACGAAGGCGAGGAAGGCCAGGGCACCGAAGATCAGCGCCCCGAAGGGGGCGATCTGGCCGATGGCGTCGTCGGTGGTGGACACGTAGCTGCGGACGACGACGGCGAAGCCGGTCAGGAAGACCCAGACGATGCCGAGCGGCAGCATGACGCGCCAGCCCAGGTCCATCAGGCGGTCGTAGCGCATGCGGGGCAGGGTCGCCCGGAGCCACACGAAGACGAAGATGAAGATCATGACCTTGCCGGCGAAGTAGCCGATCGGCAGCAGCAGCTGCAGGGCGATCTGCCACCACGCGTCACCGGAGGGGACGGGGCCGGAGGGTCCGCCGAGGAACATGGTGACCACGAGCGCGCTCATGGTGATGACGTTCATGAACTCGGCCAGGAAGAACATCGCGAACTTGGCGGCCGAGTACTCGGTGTGGAACCCGGCGACGAGCTCTCCTTCGGCCTCGGGGAGGTCGAAGGGCGGGCGCTGGGTCTCAGCGATCGCGCTGATGAAGAACAGCAGGAACGCCGGGAACATCGGCACGATGTTGAAGGCTGGGATCAGGTCGAGGCCGGGGATCACGACGCCGAAGACGCTGCCCCCCGGGATCAGGGAGCCGGCTTGTCCGGCAACGATGTCGGATGAGCGGAGCGAG
The nucleotide sequence above comes from Euzebya pacifica. Encoded proteins:
- a CDS encoding complex I subunit 1/NuoH family protein, which translates into the protein MLPVPQINDWVDFLLVLGVVIAAFVLWLLSTAMLIWGERRLVSKMQSRIGPNRLGPFGMLQTVADGAKFFFKEDITPRNADKIVYFTAPLVSAIVAMMTFAVIPFGGRGIEIGDRVVSLQVWDPTIGILWTLAMGSIGVYGIVLAGWSSGSKYPLLGGVRSSAQMVSYELAMGLGAAAVFIYTGSLRSSDIVAGQAGSLIPGGSVFGVVIPGLDLIPAFNIVPMFPAFLLFFISAIAETQRPPFDLPEAEGELVAGFHTEYSAAKFAMFFLAEFMNVITMSALVVTMFLGGPSGPVPSGDAWWQIALQLLLPIGYFAGKVMIFIFVFVWLRATLPRMRYDRLMDLGWRVMLPLGIVWVFLTGFAVVVRSYVSTTDDAIGQIAPFGALIFGALAFLAFVAPVFAGAREDEATVSDEGSGGGGGGTRRPTPPAGPSGGATATPDPDPVATTPADPASSDDESSAPEPVGA
- the nuoL gene encoding NADH-quinone oxidoreductase subunit L yields the protein MTGSLLSPLLVPVLATEGGGHPFEHISTAAAGSVIDLAWLIPVVPAISAGLLLLFGRRLGRLTSGVAITAIGFSATMATLVLLELLSHPSGDRTFVVDVAAWLDIAGFTVNWSMLVDPLSAVMLMLVTWVGLLIHVYSLGYMSHDSRYERFFAYLNLFAASMLVLVLGSSFLVLFVGWELVGLSSYLLIGFWFEKKEYAAAAKKAFVTNRIGDVGFMVAMFIVFATFGSLEFAEVLPAIGTAATGTLVAIGLLLFVGATGKSAQIPLYVWLPDAMAGPTPVSALIHAATMVTAGVYLIARTSPLYAAIPDIGLIVAWVGGATAFVAAAIACAQVDLKKILAYSTVSQLGYMFIGVGVGDYTAGVFHLLTHGFFKALLFLAAGSVMHAMADRTDIRQMGGLWRKMPITGTTSLIAVLAIAGFPFSSGFYSKEEILAAAAETAGTEALWVLGLLVAGMTAFYMVRWFLLIFTGPKRWEGVTDDAGKAVFHPHESPPSMTLPLLLLAVAAAFGGLLNTSPEDGWLHGWLGNTVEAFHHTSEIIPVSWHLPAALAVAAIGVAISIWMFRGTDAKKVQTIGVGGGLVSIARNKFYVDEFYEFFTVKVGGALARGLSRVDKGGVDGIVNGAAGVTRSFAGQARRTQTGYVRSYALGIVAGTIFLGALVAFAFIGGSV
- a CDS encoding NADH-quinone oxidoreductase subunit J, coding for MSALAPAVVTLAQTATQSTSGAAEFWVFWLIAPLSLAAAISVVVLKNPVHAALMLVINFFTFAVFYAVLQAQFLATIQVIVYAGAIMILFLFVLMLLGVDKSVESGPGRIRGQKVAAIVLGIGLFMGLTATVAGPYMGTDSACNISGAVEESIADQGAAARPCVGLEGQNAAEGGNVAQIGRLIFGRYVWPFEVTSVLLVIAAIGAMVLGRRTDNMTDLVDSGTAAEPGVPHEPVSIPAGETTTPAAELDDHTHGEEGQ
- the nuoI gene encoding NADH-quinone oxidoreductase subunit NuoI; this encodes MFNAMLKGFGLTFKTMFRPPVTTQYPEVKRPTQPRFHGRHVLNRHPDGLEKCVGCELCAWACPADAIFVMGADNSPDARFSPGERYGVDYQINYLRCIFCGLCIEACPTRALTMSNEYEIAGDNRDDLIFTKDQLLAPLPDGAQETPHTDAEVAARGLEYYENNFAGQQPLVSKGSAYVYDKRMTKAADGETMGAVATEPIPGTQTRPGNEDGIDDDGEVVA
- the nuoK gene encoding NADH-quinone oxidoreductase subunit NuoK; this encodes MSPAAGIPAGYYLLLAAALFSIGIVGVLVRRNLIVMFMCIELMLNSVNLTLVAFSRINGNLDGQVLSFFVMVVAAAEVTVGLALIVNLFRLRASIDADDADRLRS